A portion of the Flavobacterium magnum genome contains these proteins:
- the ccoN gene encoding cytochrome-c oxidase, cbb3-type subunit I produces the protein MEIQQFYYDNRIVKKFLYATILFGVVGMAVGLLLAILFLFPNLTDGISWLSFGRLRPLHTNAVIFAFVGNAMFAGIYYSLQRLLKARMYSDLLSNLHFWGWQLIIVSAAISLPLGYTTSKEYAELEWPIDIAIALVWVIFGINMIGTILRRRERHLYVAIWFYLATFVTVAVLHIFNSIELPVSALKSYSAYAGVQDALVQWWYGHNAVAFFLTTPFLGLMYYFVPKAANRPVYSYRLSIVHFWSLIFIYIWAGPHHLLYSALPTWAQNLGVVFSVMLIAPSWGGMINGLLTLRGAWDKVRVEPVLKFFVVAITAYGMATFEGPMLSLKNVNAIAHFTDWIIAHVHVGAMGWNGFLIFGVIYWLVPRMTKGPLFSTKLANVHFWLGTLGIIMYTLPMYVAGFVQASMWKQFNPDGTLTYGNFLETVQQIIPMYWMRAIGGTLYLVGTLILVYNIYKTVTANAAVEDELAEAPALEKVGRARVRGEKFHPWLERRPVQLTLLATVAILIGGIIQIVPTIMVKSNIPTIASVKPYTPLELEGRDLYIREGCVSCHSQMVRPFRSEVERYGPQSKAGEFVYDHPFLWGSKRTGPDLLRVGGKYNDNWHFNHLWDPQSTSAGSIMPGYKWLFDNKPMDYSDIQSKMKVMRRLGVPYSDSDIRNAGQSIEMQGMQIEKALYQDPDFVKSYEDSREAATAQGKPFIPMRRREITALIAYIQRLGTDIKVKDNPKQ, from the coding sequence ATGGAAATACAACAATTTTATTACGACAACCGCATTGTAAAGAAGTTCCTCTATGCCACAATCCTATTTGGCGTGGTGGGTATGGCCGTCGGACTGCTGCTCGCCATCCTGTTCCTTTTCCCAAACCTGACCGACGGCATTTCGTGGCTTAGTTTCGGCAGGCTCAGGCCATTGCATACCAATGCCGTAATTTTTGCATTTGTAGGTAATGCGATGTTTGCCGGGATTTATTACTCGTTACAGCGGCTGCTTAAAGCGAGGATGTACAGTGATTTGCTGAGCAACCTGCATTTCTGGGGATGGCAGCTCATTATCGTTTCGGCGGCTATTTCGCTGCCGCTGGGCTACACTACCTCAAAAGAATACGCCGAGCTGGAATGGCCCATTGACATTGCCATTGCGCTGGTTTGGGTCATTTTCGGGATCAATATGATCGGTACCATTTTGCGGCGTCGCGAACGGCATTTGTATGTGGCCATCTGGTTTTACCTCGCGACATTCGTTACGGTCGCCGTGCTGCACATCTTCAACAGCATTGAACTGCCCGTTTCGGCGCTTAAGAGTTATTCGGCCTATGCAGGCGTACAGGATGCGCTAGTGCAATGGTGGTACGGGCACAATGCCGTGGCTTTTTTCCTGACCACGCCTTTCCTCGGACTGATGTATTATTTTGTACCCAAGGCGGCAAACCGTCCGGTGTACTCTTACCGCTTATCCATTGTGCATTTCTGGTCGCTGATCTTTATTTACATCTGGGCGGGACCGCACCACCTGCTGTATTCTGCCTTGCCTACCTGGGCACAGAATCTTGGTGTGGTCTTTTCGGTCATGCTGATTGCGCCTTCATGGGGCGGGATGATCAACGGCTTGCTTACGCTGCGTGGCGCATGGGATAAGGTGCGGGTCGAGCCCGTACTGAAGTTTTTCGTCGTGGCCATTACCGCATATGGGATGGCTACATTTGAAGGACCGATGCTGTCGCTTAAAAATGTAAATGCCATCGCGCACTTTACCGATTGGATTATCGCACACGTGCATGTAGGGGCCATGGGATGGAACGGTTTCCTGATATTTGGCGTCATTTACTGGCTGGTGCCGAGGATGACCAAAGGCCCATTGTTTTCCACAAAGCTCGCCAATGTTCACTTTTGGCTGGGAACACTTGGAATTATTATGTACACCCTGCCGATGTATGTCGCTGGTTTTGTGCAGGCGTCTATGTGGAAGCAATTCAATCCGGACGGCACACTCACCTACGGTAATTTCCTTGAAACGGTACAGCAGATCATCCCGATGTACTGGATGCGCGCCATCGGCGGAACGCTGTACCTTGTAGGGACGCTGATCCTGGTATATAACATTTACAAAACCGTAACGGCCAATGCCGCCGTTGAAGACGAACTGGCCGAAGCGCCTGCATTGGAGAAAGTCGGGCGTGCCCGTGTCAGGGGAGAGAAATTTCACCCGTGGCTTGAAAGAAGGCCGGTCCAGCTTACCCTGTTGGCAACCGTGGCCATACTGATTGGCGGGATCATCCAGATTGTCCCGACGATTATGGTCAAGTCTAACATTCCTACGATTGCGAGCGTCAAGCCTTACACGCCGCTGGAACTCGAAGGCAGGGACCTGTACATCAGGGAAGGCTGCGTGAGCTGCCACTCTCAGATGGTTCGGCCGTTCCGCAGTGAGGTCGAACGGTATGGGCCACAATCGAAGGCAGGCGAATTCGTTTACGACCACCCATTCCTTTGGGGTTCCAAAAGGACAGGGCCCGATTTGCTCCGCGTAGGCGGAAAATACAATGACAATTGGCATTTCAACCACCTCTGGGATCCGCAAAGCACTTCGGCGGGCTCAATCATGCCCGGATATAAATGGCTGTTTGACAATAAGCCGATGGACTATTCGGACATCCAATCCAAGATGAAAGTCATGCGCCGGCTCGGCGTGCCCTACAGTGACAGCGATATCAGAAACGCAGGCCAATCTATCGAGATGCAGGGGATGCAAATTGAGAAAGCACTGTACCAGGATCCTGATTTTGTAAAAAGTTATGAAGACAGCCGTGAGGCAGCGACGGCACAGGGCAAGCCGTTCATCCCGATGCGCCGGCGCGAAATCACCGCACTGATTGCCTACATACAACGACTCGGCACCGATATAAAAGTCAAAGACAACCCTAAACAATAA
- a CDS encoding cbb3-type cytochrome c oxidase N-terminal domain-containing protein codes for MKKFFPIYVRGPLIFFGFFGLIEFFVDSGNRPAFVKYPIIILILFVFLVIQIAVEYMVSAVNNLIYHITPEDKRNAFVAEDVVPLTQRKWFKRLMKRLTRSEPVENNALLLLDHNYDGIRELDNKLPPWWLYLFYGGIIFGAFYLVRYEILGADDQEAEFSKEMAQATIDIAEYRRHAPDLMDEESVTQLTDGPSLDKGKAIFQTNCAACHRADGGGQIGPNLTDDHWIFGGDIRNLFHTITNGGRDGKGMVSWKGTLKPTQIQQAASYILSLQGTHPKDPKAPDGDLWVRPEAKASMDKPTVK; via the coding sequence ATGAAAAAGTTCTTTCCCATATACGTCCGCGGCCCTTTAATTTTCTTTGGCTTCTTCGGATTGATTGAGTTTTTCGTCGATTCGGGAAACAGGCCCGCTTTTGTAAAATATCCGATCATCATCCTGATACTTTTTGTATTCCTGGTCATCCAGATTGCAGTCGAGTACATGGTGAGCGCGGTCAACAACCTGATTTACCACATTACGCCCGAGGACAAACGCAACGCATTCGTCGCTGAAGATGTCGTGCCGCTCACGCAACGCAAATGGTTTAAAAGACTAATGAAACGCCTTACGCGTTCTGAACCGGTTGAGAACAATGCGCTGCTTTTGCTGGATCACAATTATGACGGCATCAGGGAACTCGACAACAAATTGCCGCCCTGGTGGCTCTACCTGTTCTATGGCGGCATAATTTTCGGGGCATTTTATCTTGTAAGGTATGAAATCCTGGGCGCTGATGACCAGGAAGCCGAATTCAGCAAAGAAATGGCACAGGCAACAATTGATATCGCCGAATATCGCAGGCACGCACCGGATTTGATGGATGAGGAAAGCGTCACCCAGCTCACCGACGGTCCCTCGCTGGATAAAGGAAAGGCCATCTTCCAAACCAACTGCGCAGCATGCCACCGTGCGGATGGCGGCGGGCAAATCGGGCCGAACCTCACAGACGACCACTGGATTTTCGGTGGTGATATCAGGAATCTTTTCCATACGATCACCAATGGCGGCCGTGACGGCAAAGGCATGGTTTCGTGGAAAGGCACGCTCAAACCCACACAAATACAGCAGGCCGCAAGCTACATCCTGTCGTTGCAGGGCACCCATCCTAAAGACCCGAAAGCGCCTGATGGCGATCTTTGGGTAAGGCCTGAGGCGAAAGCGTCGATGGACAAACCAACCGTCAAATAG
- the ccoS gene encoding cbb3-type cytochrome oxidase assembly protein CcoS translates to MSVIYLLISISILVAIVFFSAFIRAVRKGQYDDDYTPSVRMLFDDELRDEEPANPAKQE, encoded by the coding sequence ATGAGTGTCATCTATCTTTTAATATCGATCAGCATCCTCGTGGCCATTGTTTTTTTCAGCGCCTTCATCAGGGCGGTAAGGAAGGGCCAGTATGACGATGATTACACCCCTTCTGTAAGAATGCTTTTCGACGATGAACTCCGGGATGAAGAACCTGCAAATCCAGCAAAACAAGAATAA
- a CDS encoding FixH family protein, whose translation MKINWGTSIVISFALFVAFIMYFVFTVQGNSRYDNELVVEEYYKHDARFGEEFAKLRNAAQLSQPPAIRLVREGILVSYPDSFSQGSISGNLSLYRPSAKKLDFSRPLKLSNGSMLVPAADLTGGRWDVTLEWTFEGKSYLIKKPLYVD comes from the coding sequence ATGAAAATCAACTGGGGTACTTCCATCGTTATCAGTTTTGCGCTGTTTGTGGCATTTATCATGTATTTTGTATTTACGGTGCAGGGCAATTCGCGATACGACAACGAGTTGGTCGTCGAGGAATATTACAAGCACGACGCGCGTTTCGGCGAGGAATTTGCAAAACTTCGCAATGCCGCGCAGCTGAGTCAGCCGCCCGCCATCCGGCTGGTGCGGGAGGGTATTCTTGTCTCTTATCCTGACAGTTTTTCCCAAGGCAGTATTTCCGGCAACTTGTCCCTATACAGGCCGTCGGCCAAAAAACTGGATTTCAGCCGACCGCTGAAGCTCAGCAACGGGTCAATGCTCGTCCCGGCTGCTGACCTGACCGGCGGCCGTTGGGACGTGACGCTTGAATGGACCTTTGAAGGCAAATCCTACCTTATAAAAAAGCCACTGTATGTCGATTGA
- a CDS encoding heavy metal translocating P-type ATPase, with protein sequence MSDNQCFHCGLQVSARDTLHLDGKSFCCNGCRTVYEIFTAGGLSHYYDFQKTPGAVPLSDTSKYEFLANEAIVETLLEFNESGSCIVSLHIPHIHCSSCIWILENLRKLRPGILSSQVNFHEKKVRVHFHSADISLKEVVTLLSTIGYEPNISLGDYDNPGKTADRSLTYKLGIAFFCFGNIMLLSFPEYFEHHEFWLDRYRSFFRWLIFLLSLPSFLYSASGYYRAAWQSLRAKMLNIEVPIALGIIVMFVRSVADLISDHGPGFFDSMTGLIFFMLLGKMFQAKTYKFLNFERDFKSYFPIAVTRKSERGGEENVPVYDLGKGDRLLIRNHEIIPADGILISESAAIDYSFVTGEALPVSKSSGDRLFAGGRLSGAMVEMEVIKPVSQSYLTQLWGNKVFSKQQSHDFETITNRISHYFTPVLLLIALSGWGYWIRLDSDTAFNVFTAVLIVACPCALALTAPFTLGNILRIMGRHKFYLKNTMAIEQLSKIDTIVFDKTGTITTTKAAIVYSGNPLAPHTVAVASLLRQSGHPFSRMLYDHLGKGANLSVEGYEEIPGRGISGRVAGCTIQIGSPAYVGLDENEDSLQSVVCIAVDGSYFGKFTIRNQYRPEAAALFASLGKNYNLKILSGDNEGERPYLEQLVPTGTEVIFNRKPQEKLSYIESLQLQGHRVMMVGDGLNDAGALMQSHVGVAISENTNVFSPACDAILDALEFGRLEKFLKLSKKAITIIRMSFGLSLAYNVVGLYFAVTGNLLPIVAAIIMPLSTITIISFVTVAGNYAARGLKVRTVSPKRDTHHILPADANIILKMKTTV encoded by the coding sequence ATGAGCGACAATCAATGCTTTCACTGCGGACTGCAGGTTTCGGCGCGGGATACGCTGCATCTGGACGGTAAATCTTTTTGCTGCAACGGCTGCAGGACAGTCTATGAGATTTTTACTGCGGGCGGACTTTCCCACTACTATGATTTCCAGAAGACGCCCGGCGCCGTGCCCTTGTCCGATACGTCCAAATATGAATTTCTTGCTAACGAGGCGATTGTCGAAACACTGCTCGAGTTCAATGAATCCGGCAGCTGCATCGTATCGCTGCATATCCCGCATATCCATTGCAGTTCCTGCATCTGGATTTTGGAAAATCTTAGGAAGCTGAGGCCTGGAATACTGTCGTCCCAGGTCAATTTCCATGAAAAGAAAGTGAGGGTGCATTTTCATTCGGCTGACATCTCCTTAAAGGAAGTCGTGACACTGCTGTCGACGATCGGCTACGAACCCAATATCAGCCTCGGGGATTACGACAACCCGGGCAAAACAGCAGACCGCAGCCTTACCTATAAGCTGGGCATCGCCTTTTTTTGTTTTGGGAACATCATGCTGCTGTCATTTCCTGAGTATTTTGAGCACCATGAATTCTGGCTCGACCGTTACCGCAGTTTCTTCCGTTGGCTGATATTTTTGTTGTCGCTGCCCAGTTTCCTCTATTCGGCGAGCGGCTACTACCGGGCGGCCTGGCAAAGCCTGCGGGCTAAGATGCTCAATATCGAGGTACCGATTGCCCTGGGCATCATCGTAATGTTTGTCAGAAGCGTCGCCGATCTCATTTCAGATCACGGTCCGGGATTTTTCGACAGCATGACGGGCCTGATATTTTTTATGCTGCTTGGAAAGATGTTTCAGGCAAAAACGTACAAATTCCTGAATTTCGAGCGCGACTTTAAATCGTACTTCCCGATTGCGGTAACCAGGAAATCCGAAAGGGGTGGGGAGGAAAATGTACCCGTGTACGATCTGGGTAAGGGAGACCGGCTGCTGATAAGAAATCATGAAATCATTCCGGCTGACGGCATTTTGATTTCCGAAAGCGCCGCCATCGACTACAGTTTTGTGACGGGTGAGGCCTTGCCGGTGTCCAAGTCGTCCGGCGACCGTCTGTTTGCCGGCGGGAGGCTCTCAGGAGCGATGGTGGAAATGGAAGTCATTAAGCCCGTATCGCAAAGTTATCTTACCCAATTGTGGGGCAACAAGGTATTTTCCAAACAGCAAAGCCATGATTTTGAGACCATCACAAACCGCATCAGCCACTATTTTACCCCGGTGCTGCTGCTGATCGCGTTATCCGGATGGGGCTACTGGATCAGGTTGGATAGTGATACAGCATTTAACGTATTTACGGCTGTACTGATTGTCGCCTGTCCGTGTGCACTGGCGCTTACTGCCCCGTTTACATTGGGAAATATCCTCAGGATTATGGGCCGGCATAAATTCTACCTCAAAAATACGATGGCGATAGAGCAGTTGTCGAAAATAGATACCATCGTTTTTGATAAGACCGGCACGATTACCACAACCAAAGCGGCCATCGTTTACAGCGGGAATCCGTTGGCACCGCATACGGTTGCGGTTGCAAGCCTGCTCAGGCAATCGGGACATCCGTTCAGCAGGATGCTGTACGACCATCTTGGCAAAGGCGCCAATCTTTCCGTTGAGGGTTATGAGGAAATTCCGGGTAGGGGGATTTCAGGCAGGGTGGCGGGCTGCACAATACAAATAGGGTCGCCTGCCTATGTGGGTTTGGATGAAAATGAAGACAGCCTGCAAAGCGTCGTCTGTATTGCTGTAGACGGCAGCTACTTCGGGAAATTCACCATCCGTAACCAATACCGTCCTGAAGCCGCCGCGCTGTTCGCTTCGCTCGGCAAAAACTACAATCTCAAAATCCTGTCAGGTGATAACGAAGGCGAGCGCCCGTATCTTGAACAACTCGTGCCGACAGGGACAGAGGTGATTTTCAACAGGAAGCCGCAGGAAAAGCTTTCCTATATTGAATCGTTGCAGCTTCAGGGTCATAGGGTGATGATGGTGGGTGACGGACTCAACGACGCCGGTGCGCTGATGCAAAGCCATGTTGGGGTGGCAATTTCCGAAAACACCAATGTATTTTCGCCCGCCTGCGATGCGATCCTCGACGCGTTGGAATTCGGCAGACTGGAAAAATTCCTGAAACTTTCAAAAAAGGCGATTACGATCATCCGGATGAGCTTCGGCCTGTCGCTGGCTTACAATGTGGTCGGACTTTACTTTGCCGTGACCGGAAACCTGCTGCCGATCGTCGCGGCCATCATCATGCCATTGAGTACGATTACCATCATCAGCTTCGTCACCGTTGCAGGCAATTACGCCGCGCGCGGGCTTAAAGTAAGGACCGTCAGCCCAAAGCGTGATACACATCATATTTTACCTGCCGATGCCAATATAATTTTGAAAATGAAAACCACCGTATGA
- a CDS encoding CcoQ/FixQ family Cbb3-type cytochrome c oxidase assembly chaperone gives MFEQIKHSMETITGVGIYPIMSLVIFFLFFLILGIWVIFYSKERLRYLSDIPLNDNLKIQEQ, from the coding sequence ATGTTTGAACAGATAAAACACAGTATGGAGACCATTACCGGAGTGGGAATTTACCCGATTATGTCATTGGTCATCTTTTTCCTTTTCTTCCTCATACTCGGGATTTGGGTGATTTTTTACAGCAAAGAACGGCTTAGGTACCTGAGTGACATTCCGTTGAACGACAACTTAAAAATTCAGGAGCAATGA
- the ccoG gene encoding cytochrome c oxidase accessory protein CcoG: MQYQTRQDGFRDRIGTLDEAGKRKFLFPKKPGGTLYRYRKYVSYILLLILVANPFIRINGNQFMMFNVLERQFNIFGAVFGPQDFYLFVLVMIMGVVFVILFTVIFGRIFCGWICPQTIFMEMVFRRIEYWIDGDRGAQLRLDKLEWNAEKIRKRLLKWTLFFILSFGIANVFLAYLIGSDRLLRIIENGPVKESGTFIALVLFTLVFYFVYAWFREQVCLIVCPYGRLQGVLLDNKSINVAYDFVRGEKTAGRAKFNKKENRAATGKGDCIDCLQCVNVCPTGIDIRNGTQLECINCTACIDECDAMMAGVGLPKGLIRYATEDEIENRQPFRFTTRMKAYTAVLVLLAGLVSGLLFFRSDVDAALFRVPGQLFQHKGENISNVYTYRVVNKTASRLTHIAFKLLSGKGTVTVVGHTTQDLQPQGIMQGTLFIEINRSLLSGDKTKLRIGVYSGHRRLQTLTTNFLGPRTFN, from the coding sequence ATGCAATACCAGACCAGACAGGACGGTTTCCGCGATCGTATAGGTACATTGGATGAAGCAGGAAAACGGAAGTTCCTGTTCCCAAAAAAGCCCGGCGGGACGCTTTACCGCTACCGCAAATACGTCAGCTACATCCTGTTGCTCATATTGGTCGCTAATCCGTTTATAAGGATCAATGGCAACCAGTTTATGATGTTCAATGTACTGGAGAGGCAATTCAATATTTTCGGGGCGGTATTTGGTCCGCAGGATTTTTACCTGTTTGTGCTGGTGATGATCATGGGCGTGGTGTTTGTGATTCTTTTCACTGTCATCTTTGGCCGGATTTTTTGCGGGTGGATCTGCCCGCAGACGATTTTCATGGAAATGGTATTCCGGCGCATCGAATACTGGATTGATGGCGACCGTGGTGCACAGCTTCGGCTCGATAAGTTGGAATGGAATGCCGAAAAAATAAGGAAAAGGCTGCTCAAATGGACCCTGTTCTTTATCCTGTCGTTCGGGATTGCCAATGTATTCCTGGCTTACCTGATTGGCAGCGATCGACTGCTGCGGATTATCGAGAATGGACCGGTAAAAGAATCGGGTACATTTATTGCGCTGGTCTTGTTCACGCTCGTGTTTTATTTCGTTTACGCGTGGTTCCGCGAGCAGGTTTGCCTGATTGTTTGCCCTTATGGCCGCCTGCAGGGCGTGCTGCTTGATAACAAGTCGATTAACGTGGCCTATGACTTCGTGCGCGGGGAAAAGACAGCAGGGCGGGCCAAATTCAATAAAAAGGAAAATCGGGCCGCAACGGGTAAAGGCGATTGTATCGACTGCCTGCAGTGCGTCAATGTTTGCCCTACAGGAATTGATATCCGGAACGGCACCCAACTCGAATGCATCAACTGTACCGCGTGCATTGACGAGTGCGATGCGATGATGGCCGGCGTAGGGCTTCCGAAAGGGTTGATCCGATATGCCACCGAAGATGAGATTGAAAACCGTCAGCCGTTCCGGTTTACGACAAGGATGAAAGCGTATACCGCAGTGTTGGTCCTGCTTGCGGGGTTGGTTTCCGGACTGCTTTTTTTCAGAAGCGACGTCGACGCTGCGTTGTTCCGCGTGCCTGGGCAATTGTTTCAGCATAAGGGAGAGAATATAAGCAATGTTTATACCTACAGGGTGGTTAACAAAACGGCATCGCGATTGACACACATCGCGTTTAAGCTACTCTCCGGGAAAGGTACAGTCACTGTTGTGGGCCACACCACTCAGGATTTGCAGCCGCAAGGCATTATGCAGGGCACATTATTTATAGAAATCAACAGATCGCTGCTCAGTGGAGACAAAACGAAGCTCAGGATCGGGGTGTACAGCGGGCACAGGCGACTGCAGACACTGACGACCAATTTTTTGGGACCAAGGACATTTAATTAA
- a CDS encoding sulfite exporter TauE/SafE family protein — MSIDVILAATLLGVISSLHCVAMCGPIAMMLPLARNNPRRKAIQLVAYHAGRISTYAVLGFLFGAFGRALSLSAIQQYVAIFSGLMMVTIALLPQRSFGKIGLVLAAYKATSGSKGFLLKHFNKQSLTAIFLIGLLNGFLPCAMVYAALFGALSTQSLISGMAFMALFGLGTVPLMGTVTYLHQFLTLPWRNRLQRVIPAALVCIGILLVLRGMLLDICHVSPSGLSLFIKAVPNCK, encoded by the coding sequence ATGTCGATTGATGTGATACTTGCCGCCACCTTGCTGGGCGTAATCAGCAGCCTGCATTGCGTGGCGATGTGCGGTCCTATAGCGATGATGCTGCCTCTGGCAAGGAACAATCCACGAAGAAAAGCCATACAGCTTGTGGCCTACCATGCGGGCCGGATTTCTACGTATGCCGTTCTCGGATTCCTGTTCGGGGCTTTCGGCAGGGCCCTTTCGCTGAGCGCCATACAGCAATACGTCGCCATATTCTCCGGGTTGATGATGGTCACCATTGCGTTGCTGCCGCAGCGGTCATTTGGGAAAATCGGATTGGTTTTGGCGGCATACAAGGCGACTTCCGGATCAAAAGGATTTCTTTTAAAACACTTTAATAAACAGTCACTTACAGCGATTTTCTTGATCGGATTATTGAATGGATTCCTGCCTTGCGCGATGGTGTATGCGGCTTTGTTCGGCGCGCTGTCCACCCAGTCGCTTATTTCCGGTATGGCCTTTATGGCTTTGTTCGGACTCGGTACGGTGCCGCTGATGGGTACGGTGACCTACCTGCACCAATTCCTGACGCTGCCGTGGCGCAACCGGCTGCAACGCGTTATTCCGGCTGCATTGGTCTGCATTGGGATTCTTCTGGTGCTTCGTGGTATGCTGCTCGACATCTGTCATGTTTCACCATCGGGGCTGAGCCTTTTCATCAAGGCGGTGCCCAACTGTAAATAG